TAATTTCCAAtgtctcttttttatttaagaagattattttaatttttaaattgcaCATTCGTTAATCATGAATCACGATATCTTTTCCTTGAACTGAAACTTTATAGATAAGGAGGGAAACAGAACAAGCAAAGACATAATAAGAAAATTAGAGATTTCTACTGGTTCTTAAACCAGGAAATCAAGCAAAGTGGTAATAGATAGGACAGAAAACAAAATGGTGAGTCACTGAAGAAATCAAAGTCTCAACAGTTTATCCTAGGCCTCTTGTTCATCAAGCCACACACGAAATATATCAAGAAATCTTGCATGTTCTCAATAGACAACATAATAACAGAGTGGATTATTGAAAGTTAGATCTGGGTTGATTGAGACTttcccaaaatatatattataattacaaGGGTGTCTCATCCTCTGATTCCAAGAGAAACCAATAATATGAATACTGATATTAATGCTTAGtactattttgaatttgaatatgcATATCTATTTGTACTTGAACTTGATTAGTATATAGTTTATCATGCTCTTATATATGTTTATGTACGTAGAGATTGATAGATGAACAAATAAATTGGTACAAGGATTTCTCAATATGCATTTGAGGCAGAAATGACTGTTCTTAATTTAGTACACTtgaaattattctaaaatatcaACAAGTATAATTGATAGAGGATTTGCATGATGATGCAGATCCACTTTGGTGTAAGAAGGAAAAAGGCAGAATGAAAGGATCTGGCAGCAAAGGCAGAATTACCATGTGCTTGGTGCTAACGTTATGCTTAGTGATTGCAGTTTTGTTGGTAATGGTGCTCTTAGCATTTACAGTGTTCAGACCACACGAGCCTGTTAGCAGAGTGGACACCATAAAGATTGAAGACATGAACCTTGGCATGGACTTTTTTACCATGAGTGTGAATGTGAATGTGACACTGGATGTGGGTGTTTCAGTTGAAAACAGAAATAAGTTTGGATTTCAGTACCACAATAGCTCTGCAGAACTCAAATATAAGGGGATATTGATTGGAGAAGGCCCTATACCAGATGAAGAGATATCAGGGGGTGAGACCAAGGGAATAAACTTGACACTCACTATTATGGCTGACCGTTTGGCCTCCAGCAATGGGGTCACGAAAGACATTACATCAGGTTCAATGCCCCTCAGCACCTTCGTGAGAATGTTTGGCATGGTCAAAGTCTTAGGCTTTATCAAATTCCATGTGGCTTCCACCACATCTTGTGATTTCACCCTCAATATTACCAACAAAACAATTGTGGACAATAAGTGCTTATCCAAGGCAATACTTTCAGCTTGATTTCAATGTTAGgttgaagaaaacaaaagaacaacAACTCAATTCTGTAATCTTTCAAACACTCACCTCTGCAGAGTTTCTCTCAATCTCAGATACCCTCATGTgaattatctttcttttttcattcttttaatcGATGTTCTCCCACTTCAACATACGTgacaaaatttttttgttagaaaaatatttaaaaaatgatgcAATGGAAGTGATGTAAATACATTTTACCAAACAATGGAAAAAGAGAGACATTTTACCTCAACATCAAAGTAATTATATTATACTTGAACAATACctttttgagaaataaaatttgatcaAACTACCTACTAaagtacttgtttttcttttttgtcacTACCTCTTTCCTTATACAaggattttgttattttttacatataattattttaaaattatctttgcTGATTATTTTTTACCGTTGTACtcttaattcttttataatttttactcaATAAACAATAGTAAATACTGTAAATTCTCTTGTAAAAACCGAAAAGATGATAAtcccaaaaataataaaataatttatataagtaTTAGTCTTTCCACATATTAACCCATTAATTGAGTGAAGATAATCGGACCACGAGTCTCAACAATCTTAGAATTTAAGATTGATTAAATTCTCTATATAAGGAATTTAAGAACATTGATTATATCAGCTAATTTATCGATTCTTGTGGATTAATTAAAAAGTCAGAAAGTAGAGTGATAAAAAGTgtacaaaaaaattaagaaaaaaatgtctaaaatacttatttatatatttgattatcctttttgaaatattttaaatacttatgctatttttcatatttaaaagtCAGCAGTCTCCATACTTATAGTTACAGTAGATCTAACCTAAATCGAATACGCTCATTGCAAGCTGACCTATATACAGTACTGctaatttaaatacaattttcttAGATACTTTCAATATTATTCTCTGATTAAAATTAGAATGTTATTTCAATGATAAATACTAAATGTTCATAACAAATGCTTACTGAAGAAAACTCTGCCTACCTAgaatacttaaaagatttttttttccagtgTATTTGAAAAATACTTAAATGCTTAGATTCGAATACGTTAAATTCTAATCATAAAACATAATCTAAAGTTGAAATTTTTCCGAATTTGATATACATGAATAAAGAAGAGACTGTTACTGTAgttatcaaagaaaaaaaaaaaactcttttgaCAGTTGGGACGCGGCATGGCTTACCGGGCATTAAGTTGAGTCTGCAATTCTTCATACTGTTAATTAATACTAAGCATTAACATCATTGGACCCCCACAACTTCCAACTACCTTAAGATATAGTAATTAGTACACTATTATTATTCTGGTTGGAACTCATATATAGGCCATTCATGGCCAACAAAATCCCAATTCTAGATCTAATCTTCCCACTTACCTGTGTTGTGCAACCTCTGTTGGGTCACCACAATGTCTGAATCAGCACCAAAACAAGAAGAGATCATGACAGAAGCTCAAAAGAACCAGGACCAGGAGCAAGTGGTGGTGATTTCACAGAAAAAGCTAAAGAGGAGAAGAGTTTGTGTAATGGTGACTGGGGCAGTGCTGTTACTGCTGATTGTGGTAGTGATTGTGGCAATCATCTTGGCCTTTACCTTGTTCAAGACCAAAGAGCCAAGGACTCAGCTTGTGTCTGCCACTTTGGAGGGTATAAGTCCCCGTGTCTCATTTCCTGCCATTGACATAAAGATCAATGTCACTCTTGATCTCAAGGTCCGGGTTGAGAACAGAAACCGTGCAAGTTTCAAGCATGATGGGGGAAAGAGTGTTTTGCTGTATAAGGGAAAAGAGGTTGGAGAGACAGACATATACCCTGGTTTGATTCCTTCAAGGGGGTCTGCAATACTTCCATGCAGACTCACACTTCAGGCAGATGAACTAGCTTCCAACTTGACCAGTTTTCTCGGGGATGTAATTGGAGGAGATATCTCTATGGACACCGTTACTAGGATTCCTGGAAGAGTTACCTTCCTCGGATTCATCAAAAAACATATTGTTGCAAAGTCCTATTGCCAATTCACTGTTAGTGTTCGTGACTTCAAGATTACAAACCAAAATTGCAAGAGTAAGGCCAAGTTATGAGCAGATTcataggttatatatatatatatatatacacacacatatgtGGTTGTATTGATAGTTCAGACTATAGTTTGTCACTATGAGGAGTGTTACATAAATAATAGTTACATACATTTGTATACAtgttaatttttagttttatgctTGTCTCTTGGAAGTTGGTTTCAGTTTTGTGAGTTTTGAGAACACTGTTTCCTGGAGTACTATTTATATGTTGTGCTTGTTAATTCCGTTCTTTGAATAGTGATCATGAAAAAAGGGAAAATGTTCTTGAATGAAAGAGGTAGGCAATCTTGCTTTTGCATGcgattcaaaattataaaatttcccTTTAGAATAACCAGATCAAGCTTGGCTTCAGTTTTCCTGATACactttaaattgtataaataggCACAAGAGAACGATAACGACCGAATTTACTGGTAGTTTGTTAGATGATTCGAGCTGTGATTAACAGTTGGATCTGTAGTTGATGGAACGGTTATATGGTACactacttaattaattaattcctGAAGGTGCATTGTAGTCTAGGTGCCATGTCACTAGACCAGAAAAAAATGGGTCATGAACACTTGTTTTGGTATTTCGAGACCACCCATGTACCATTATCAACAAAGTTGCAACAAAGCCAATGATGGTGCTTGTTCTAGCTAAAGGTCTCTGGGGGAAGTTCCAATACATGAGCATGTAGTTTCAGTTGAGTCTGATCTATGAGCTTTGGAATCTTGTTTTGGTTGAAACATTATCATTTCAACTTTAGTTGAAATATTGTTGGTGAGGTTAAGATCACAACACTGTcaaattcaacatttttttttccacaaAGGTAGATTGAAATTGATTGTGACTAATTTTAATTCTCAttgttaagatttttttttgtcgtaTAGGTCAGTCCCAGTTCTAAACTAATGTAactgatgttttatttgttagCATCATTGGTATTTTTCTGTTGATGCATATATATTCGCTTAAcgttaattaaaaatgattttcgATTGATGTAAGTTGGGATTGTTTTTCAGTTAGAGTTGATCATGACACAGATCAAGATTATTTATCAACCAATGTTAATAATGATTTTCTTGACCAAACATTGTAAGTGCTATTTTCTAACCGATTGCAACTAAGCTTTTTTTTATCGACTTCAATAAAACTGTTTTTTAATAGATGTAAGTCAagattttttaactaaaatttaaatattttataaaaaaaaaacattaaaatttaataaatttaaattgatttatttaaataaaatattaaaaaattagacgtgaaaatcattcaaatttaataaatttaaatctcCTAAAACATATCAAACTTTCTATCCCAACACTATGTAAGGATACACCTTACACCATTTATTACATTATTGGTAGATTATTGGAAACAGTTGGCATTTAGAATCAATGAAGGCTTAGTTTATGGGATGCCAATGCAATCAATCATACCAAGAACAAAGGCATCAAAACACCATCCTCTGCCGTTTGATTAAAAACCTGTAACCATCATTCATTATCCCACCTCCACGTAATTGTCGCTTGCTTTCATGTAATGAAAGTCATAGAATTAATCCCACTTGCCTATTACCGACCTTCACgtttggataatttttttcaaaaattaagttttttattcattCGTGGAAAAGTtaacatatatacacatattttattcaaaattttaattaaaattttacctaaattaattttattttataaatatttttttattgtaattttccTATAAAGTTTATAACTTGTCATATTCTTGGGTTAGTTAGGAGTTGTTGATGAGAATGGGCCAACTTTGGGCTGTTTTTTGATCCACCTTTACCCATTCTTGAATCGGTACTGTTTTGTTTCAGCTCCGGTACAACGAATACATCCTTTAGTGTATAAATAAGATAAGTGAGAATTCAAATATGGCATATGAATTCAATAAATGTTTTAGATGAAGAACTTGACAAACAACGTGATTGATGACTTTAGGTCAAGTCAATGACTCATTTTCAAAAACCTAACTCAACTCAAGCCTTTCGTTTCAtctagataaagaaaaaaaaaactcaagtGACCTTATCAAAGTCAACTATGACCAATATTAAAGCCATCGTTGTGAACAGTTTTAATATCACCCCCTTGAGTTTTTCCctccctctctttctttttattcatttatttattatttttctagtCTATGTAATACCACTACTAATTTATCAAGACAAAATGACAAATTTATGCAAAGAACTCTTTGACACGTTGTTAAATAACAAAAAgggtatttttttcataaataaaaaataaaatgatgagAGTGCATGCATGTATCTAAccttgaaaaagaaagaatatatgTGGAATAATTGAATTAAGTTACTATAAGTAGAAGCAATGGAATAAATAAGGTGTGGAGAAAAGGTCGTGAAGAACGGAAAGGAAGGAAGAGTCCCGTTTGGCGGGCCAAGGAACGCGCGTTGTCTCATATAATATACCACCAAAATTAAGGAACATCCCTATACAACAAACCAGAACACACAGCAACGTTAATTTTAACGAACAAACACGAATCCATGATCAATTAACCCAACGAAAAACCGCTTCTTTACCTCAATTACGAATCCCAATAACTCTCCTCCACGCGCAGCCACTCCGCAGGGTGGTAATGGGACCGGAGAAGATCACCCTCGCCGCGCCCTCGCCCTCCTTCCGCCTTCGGTGCAAGAGCCTGAACTCGCTCCGCCTCCGCCGCATCTTCGACATGTTCGACAAGAACGGCGACTGCATGATCACGGTGAGCGAGATCAGCCAGGCGCTGAGCCTCCTGGGCCTGGACGCGGACACGGAGGAGCTGGAGACCATGACGCAGTCATACATCCGCCCCGGGAACGAGGGCCTGACCTACGACGACTTCGTGAGCCTGCACGAGAGCCTGGGCGACACCTACTTCGGGTTCGTCCAAAGCGAAGAAGAGGAGCAGCAGGAGTCGGACCTCTGGGAGGCCTTCAAGGTGTTCGACGAGAACGGCGACGGCTACATCTCCGCCAGGGAGCTTCAGGTGGTCCTCGGCAAACTGGGCCTGGTGGAAGGGAACTTGATAGACAATGTCCACCGCATGATTGGGTCTGTTGATACCAACCACGATGGGCGCGTTGATTTCTACGAGTTCAAGGAGATGATGCGCGCGACCATTCTCCCCAGTTCTTGATTTTCTTCTGTAGTTCTAAATGTAATTCTATGAGCTTTTCTCTATGTTAGGGACTCCCACCTTCGTTTGTACAACATTCATTAACTACTCTCTTTTCGCAAACAAAACTCACTTCTCTATGTCATTGTAATATTTGTTTCGTACCATGTTCGAACTCGTAGGTTTCAATCAACGTTGCTGGATGCGGTTCAATAAGTTTTGGTTTTGTTCCCGCGCTTATGTTCccttttttatggttttttttcttCCCCACAAGTCAATTTTTCGGTAACGATGGTAAATAGCTTCGTGTGTGTAAAAGGAAATGACGGATATAATGATTGTATGACATGTCTTCCGTGATGCGTAAAAGACTACGTTCTTCAGTGAGGCGGCAAATTTACAAAACcataataatgttaaaaaataaattccgCTGGACACACGCTAAAATATTTATCTGAAAACTGCCGTGCTTTTCATTGATTCGTGATATTTCTGAAAACTGTGGTGCCTTTCATTGATTCATGATAGGTTTTAAATAGCAGTGACTGAATCCTTTCATTGATTCACTatagttttaagttttaatcATTTAGATAGTACTAGTTAGGATTGTCTCTAGGTACTTAATTGATCTCAATTAGATTTCTTTATgtgaaaaattgactcaatttacACCTTGTCGTTAAATTCAGTGGACGACGTTAAAATTTATGTCTGGTGACATGCTGATTGGACAATGGTTAAGCACGTGGCAGTGGAACTTCAGCCTCCTCTAGGCTCACTCAAATCCTCAAAATGTTCAATCCTCAAACCTCGCCACCGCCACCGCGGCTGCCGGTCATGACTCTCCCAGTAACCCCTCTCAACCATGCTAAGAGATGCACTGACGCATGGTCTCTACTTTTGGACATATGAATATGCAAGGGAGAAGCTTCACCCAGGTTGTAGAAAAAGTTGTGAAGAGAGCCTGAATATTATGCTGGTATCAGGAGGATTAGCTGGGCTGATGAGTTGGGTTTTGGGCTACCCTTTAGACGTTATAAAAACAAGATTGTAGGCTCAAACACTTTCTTCGCAGAAATACAGAGGCATTTTTTATTGCCTTAGGAAGAGTGTTAGAGAAGAAGGATATGAGGTACTATCACTAGTGTAGAAAAGACTTTTAACGTGACCTATTAGACGTCAGACCTAcaaatatccaacgtaaaaaatgaccggtggcactTCTGTAAATAAGTtaactatttagacgtctgatgggggagggccccgacgtctatactCACGAAGACGTCAGCTCCTCCAAGTTGGACACCAAAATGTggtagaaaattattttttacagcTCTTACACGTTCGACTGGCGA
This sequence is a window from Vigna angularis cultivar LongXiaoDou No.4 chromosome 2, ASM1680809v1, whole genome shotgun sequence. Protein-coding genes within it:
- the LOC108328542 gene encoding uncharacterized protein LOC108328542; translated protein: MKGSGSKGRITMCLVLTLCLVIAVLLVMVLLAFTVFRPHEPVSRVDTIKIEDMNLGMDFFTMSVNVNVTLDVGVSVENRNKFGFQYHNSSAELKYKGILIGEGPIPDEEISGGETKGINLTLTIMADRLASSNGVTKDITSGSMPLSTFVRMFGMVKVLGFIKFHVASTTSCDFTLNITNKTIVDNKCLSKAILSA
- the LOC108328440 gene encoding uncharacterized protein LOC108328440, translating into MSESAPKQEEIMTEAQKNQDQEQVVVISQKKLKRRRVCVMVTGAVLLLLIVVVIVAIILAFTLFKTKEPRTQLVSATLEGISPRVSFPAIDIKINVTLDLKVRVENRNRASFKHDGGKSVLLYKGKEVGETDIYPGLIPSRGSAILPCRLTLQADELASNLTSFLGDVIGGDISMDTVTRIPGRVTFLGFIKKHIVAKSYCQFTVSVRDFKITNQNCKSKAKL
- the LOC108328539 gene encoding calcium-binding protein CML42 — its product is MGPEKITLAAPSPSFRLRCKSLNSLRLRRIFDMFDKNGDCMITVSEISQALSLLGLDADTEELETMTQSYIRPGNEGLTYDDFVSLHESLGDTYFGFVQSEEEEQQESDLWEAFKVFDENGDGYISARELQVVLGKLGLVEGNLIDNVHRMIGSVDTNHDGRVDFYEFKEMMRATILPSS